The genomic window TATTATGGTGGAATTTGGTATTGGGGTAACTCTTCAAGAAACCCAGCTGAACTGACTGTATATGACGCATCTTACATCAAATTGAGAGAATTAACACTTAGTTATGAACTTCCAGTTAGTAAGTGGACTAAAGGATCAATTGCTAAAGGTAGCTTAACGCTAATCGGAAGAAACCTTTGGATTATTGATAAAAACGTTCCTTTTGCAGATCCAGAATCTGGTTTAGGAGCTGGAAACGCTCAAGGATACCTTTCAGGATCTTTCCCTACTCTAAGAACAGTAGGACTTAATTTAAATTTAGAATTTTAACAATATAAAAGATGAGAAAAATGAAAAATTACTTATTAAGCTTATTGTGTGTTACTGTCGTTCTTACTTCGTGTGGAGTTGACGAGAGTTTAAACATTGACCAAAAAAACCCAAGCGAAGTACCAGCTGGGGGTCTTTTCACAAATGCTTTGAAAAACCTAGGAGATCAGATGAACTCCTGTAGTGTTAATGAAAATGTCTTTAGACTATATGCACAATACTGGGCACAAACTACGTATCCAGATGAAAGCCAATACAACCAAGTAACAAGAAATATTGGTGGAAGTATGTGGACTAACATGTACAGAGATGTTCTTAAAGATTTGCAAGGTGCTAAAGAGCTTGTTTCTAATGGAGAAGCTCCAAGTCAAGCACAACTAGCAATCATTAAGTTTATGGAAGTATATGCATATTCTATTTTGGTTGACACTTTTGGTGATGTTCCTTTTACAGAAGCATTAGATCCTTTGAACCCATCTCCTAAGTATGATGATGCTGCGACTATCTATACTGCCTTAGCTTCTCACTTAGACGAAGCAATTAGTGGCTTAAGTAGTGGTGCTGGATTTGACGCAAGTCAAGACATCGCTTACGGAGGAAACGTTGCACAATGGAGACAAGCGGCTGTATCTTTAAAATTAAGAATGGCAATGCGTTTAGCGGATTCTAATCCTTCAGTATCACAAGCAATGGCAGAGGCTGCATTTTTAGCAGGACCTATCGTAGCAAATGCTGATAATTTTGGAATTAAC from Formosa sp. Hel1_33_131 includes these protein-coding regions:
- a CDS encoding SusD/RagB family nutrient-binding outer membrane lipoprotein, which translates into the protein MKNYLLSLLCVTVVLTSCGVDESLNIDQKNPSEVPAGGLFTNALKNLGDQMNSCSVNENVFRLYAQYWAQTTYPDESQYNQVTRNIGGSMWTNMYRDVLKDLQGAKELVSNGEAPSQAQLAIIKFMEVYAYSILVDTFGDVPFTEALDPLNPSPKYDDAATIYTALASHLDEAISGLSSGAGFDASQDIAYGGNVAQWRQAAVSLKLRMAMRLADSNPSVSQAMAEAAFLAGPIVANADNFGINYLASAPNTNPLWVSLVQSGRNDFVAANTLVDSMNPTNDPRLASYFKMYEGAYVGGDYGNANGAGSNSNLSDYMKTPDLKGDLITAAEVHFLLSEAAARGYSVGGTAEAYYNSAIGVSMDEWGVSATDTAAYLALTEVAYATAAGDWKQKIGSQKWVAMFNNGFEGWTAWRLLDLGLNGPVVDGVTLDIPTRFLYPTSEATLNGSQYDSAASAIGGDTKTTKIFWDVN